One genomic region from Pempheris klunzingeri isolate RE-2024b chromosome 4, fPemKlu1.hap1, whole genome shotgun sequence encodes:
- the actn4 gene encoding alpha-actinin-4 isoform X1 gives MVDYHAANNQSSAGGVQTYMEQENDWDRDLLLDPAWEKQQRKTFTAWCNSHLRKAGTQIENIEEDFRDGLKLMLLLEVISGERLAKPERGKMRVHKINNVNKALDFIASKGVKLVSIGAEEIVDGNAKMTLGMIWTIILRFAIQDISVEETSAKEGLLLWCQRKTAPYKNVNVQNFHISWKDGLAFNALIHRHRPDLIDYDSLRKDDPVTNLNNAFEVAEKHLDIPKMLDAEDIVGTLRPDEKAIMTYVSCFYHAFSGAQKAETAANRICKVLAVNQENEQMMEDYEKLASELLEWIRRTIPWLENRTQEKTVTEMQAKQEDFRDYRCVHKPPKVQEKCQLEISFNTLQTKLRLSNRPAFMPSEGRMVSDINGAWHTLEGAEKGYEEWILSEIRRLERLEHLAEKFHQKAAIHESWTDGKEAMLTQKDYETSTLSEVKALLRKHEAFESDLAAHQDRVEQIAAIAQELNELDYYDSASVNARCQKICDQWDVLGALTQSRKESLERTEKQLESIDELYLEYAKRAAPFNNWMEGAMEDLQDMFIVHNIEEIQGLITAHEQFKSTLAEANKEREAIQAIQAEVQKIAQSNGIKLSGANPYTTITPESIDSKWEKAMDMVPQRDNALQDELNKQNSNDSLRAKFATQANTVGAYIQAKMEEIGRISIEMNGTLEDQLTNLKEYQKTIMSYMPEINTLEGYHQLIQEALIFDNQYTSYTMEHLRVGWEQLLTTIARTINEVENQILTRDAKGISQEQLYEYRASFNHFDKDHSGALMAEEFKACLISLGYDVENDKQGDSEFARIMGIVDPNGSGAVTFQAFIDFMSRETTDTDTADQVIASFKILAADKNYITADELRRELPPDQAEYCIARMAPYTGPDAAPGALDYMSFSTALYGESDL, from the exons ACGTTCACGGCGTGGTGTAACTCCCACCTGAGGAAGGCCGGCACGCAGATCGAAAACATCGAGGAGGACTTCAGGGATGGGCTCAAactcatgctgctgctggaggtcatCTCAG GCGAACGGTTAGCCAAGCCTGAGCGAGGCAAGATGAGGGTCCACAAGATCAACAACGTTAATAAAGCCCTGGACTTCATCGCCAGCAAGGGAGTCAAACTGGTGTCTATTGGAGCAGAAG AAATCGTGGACGGAAACGCCAAGATGACCCTGGGAATGATCTGGACCATCATCCTCCGCTTCGCCATCCAGGACATCTCTGTAGaag AGACCTCTGCGAAGGAGGGTCTCCTCCTGTGGTGCCAGAGGAAGACCGCTCCCTACAAGAATGTCAACGTGCAGAACTTCCACATTAG CTGGAAGGACGGCCTCGCCTTCAACGCTCTGATCCACAGACACAGACCCGATCTCATCGATTACGACAGCCTCCGAAAG GATGACCCCGTGACCAATCTGAACAACGCCTTTGAGGTGGCCGAGAAGCACCTGGACATCCCCAAGATGTTGGACGCAGAAG ACATCGTGGGTACGCTGAGGCCGGATGAGAAGGCCATAATGACCTATGTGTCCTGCTTCTATCACGCCTTCTCTGGCGCACAGAAG GCCGAGACAGCCGCAAACCGTATCTGCAAAGTGCTGGCTGTCAACCAGGAGAACGAGCAAATGATGGAGGACTATGAGAAACTGGCCAGTGAG ctgcTGGAGTGGATCCGTCGCACCATCCCCTGGCTGGAGAACCGAACCCAAGAGAAGACCGTAACTGAAATGCAGGCGAAACAGGAGGACTTCAGAGACTACCGCTGTGTCCACAAACCACCCAAG GTCCAAGAGAAATGCCAGCTGGAGATCAGCTTCAACACACTGCAGACTAAACTGAGACTCAGCAACAGACCTGCCTTCATGCCATCAGAGGGACGCATGGTGTCT gATATCAACGGAGCGTGGCACACTCTGGAGGGAGCAGAAAAGGGCTACGAGGAGTGGATCCTCAGCGAGATCAGACGTCTGGAGAGACTGGAACATCTGGCCGAGAAGTTCCACCAGAAAGCTGCCATCCATGAATCCTGGACTGATG GGAAGGAGGCCATGCTGACCCAGAAAGACTACGAGACCTCCACCCTGTCGGAAGTCAAGGCGTTGCTACGGAAACACGAGGCCTTTGAGAGCGACCTGGCAGCCCATCAGGACCGAGTGGAGCAGATCGCTGCCATCGCACAGGAGCTCAA tGAGCTGGACTACTACGACTCCGCCAGCGTCAACGCTCGCTGTCAGAAGATCTGTGATCAGTGGGACGTCCTGGGAGCCCTCACCCAGAGCCGCAAGGAGTCTCTTGAG aggacagagaagcaGCTGGAGTCGATAGACGAGCTTTACCTGGAGTACGCCAAGAGAGCGGCGCCCTTCAACAACTGGATGGAGGGAGCGATGGAGGACCTGCAGGACATGTTCATCGTCCACAATATTGAGGAGATCCAG GGTCTGATCACAGCCCACGAGCAGTTCAAGTCCACCCTGGCGGAGGCCAACAAGGAGCGGGAGGCCATCCAGGCCATCCAGGCCGAGGTGCAGAAGATCGCCCAGAGCAACGGCATCAAGCTGAGCGGAGCAAACCCCTACACCACCATCACCCCTGAGAGCATCGACAGCAAGTGGGAGAAG gcgaTGGACATGGTGCCGCAGCGTGACAACGCCCTGCAGGATGAGCTGAACAAGCAGAACTCCAACGACAGTCTGAGAGCCAAGTTCGCCACTCAGGCCAACACGGTCGGCGCCTACATCCAGGCCAAGATGGAG gaaATTGGCAGGATATCCATCGAAATGAACGGCACTCTGGAGGATCAGCTGACCAACCTGAAGGAGTACCAGAAGACCATCATGTCTTACATGCCCGAGATCAACACGCTGGAGGGATACCACCAGCTCATCCAGGAGGCCCTCATCTTCGACAACCAGTACACCTCCTACACGAtggag CACCTCCGTGTGGGTTGGGAGCAGCTGCTGACCACCATCGCCAGAACCATCAACGAGGTTGAGAACCAGATCCTGACGCGTGACGCCAAAGGCATCAGCCAGGAGCAGCTCTACGAGTACCGCGCCTCCTTCAACCACTTTGACAAG GATCACAGCGGGGCCCTGATGGCCGAGGAGTTCAAGGCCTGTTTGATCAGTCTGGGCTACGATGTGGAGAACGACAAGCAG GGCGACAGTGAGTTTGCTCGCATCATGGGCATAGTGGACCCCAACGGCAGCGGCGCCGTCACCTTCCAGGCCTTCATTGACTTCATGTCCAGGGAAACGACCGACACAGACACCGCAGACCAGGTCATCGCCTCCTTCAAGATCCTGGCCGCTGAtaag AACTACATCACGGCCGACGAGCTGAGGAGGGAGCTCCCCCCCGACCAGGCGGAGTACTGCATCGCCCGCATGGCGCCCTACACGGGGCCGGACGCCGCCCCCGGAGCCCTCGACTACATGTCCTTCTCCACCGCCCTGTATGGAGAGAGCGACCTGTAG
- the actn4 gene encoding alpha-actinin-4 isoform X2 has product MVDYHAANNQSSAGGVQTYMEQENDWDRDLLLDPAWEKQQRKTFTAWCNSHLRKAGTQIENIEEDFRDGLKLMLLLEVISGERLAKPERGKMRVHKINNVNKALDFIASKGVKLVSIGAEEIVDGNAKMTLGMIWTIILRFAIQDISVEETSAKEGLLLWCQRKTAPYKNVNVQNFHISWKDGLAFNALIHRHRPDLIDYDSLRKDDPVTNLNNAFEVAEKHLDIPKMLDAEDIVNTARPDEKAIMTYVSSFYHAFSGAQKAETAANRICKVLAVNQENEQMMEDYEKLASELLEWIRRTIPWLENRTQEKTVTEMQAKQEDFRDYRCVHKPPKVQEKCQLEISFNTLQTKLRLSNRPAFMPSEGRMVSDINGAWHTLEGAEKGYEEWILSEIRRLERLEHLAEKFHQKAAIHESWTDGKEAMLTQKDYETSTLSEVKALLRKHEAFESDLAAHQDRVEQIAAIAQELNELDYYDSASVNARCQKICDQWDVLGALTQSRKESLERTEKQLESIDELYLEYAKRAAPFNNWMEGAMEDLQDMFIVHNIEEIQGLITAHEQFKSTLAEANKEREAIQAIQAEVQKIAQSNGIKLSGANPYTTITPESIDSKWEKAMDMVPQRDNALQDELNKQNSNDSLRAKFATQANTVGAYIQAKMEEIGRISIEMNGTLEDQLTNLKEYQKTIMSYMPEINTLEGYHQLIQEALIFDNQYTSYTMEHLRVGWEQLLTTIARTINEVENQILTRDAKGISQEQLYEYRASFNHFDKDHSGALMAEEFKACLISLGYDVENDKQGDSEFARIMGIVDPNGSGAVTFQAFIDFMSRETTDTDTADQVIASFKILAADKNYITADELRRELPPDQAEYCIARMAPYTGPDAAPGALDYMSFSTALYGESDL; this is encoded by the exons ACGTTCACGGCGTGGTGTAACTCCCACCTGAGGAAGGCCGGCACGCAGATCGAAAACATCGAGGAGGACTTCAGGGATGGGCTCAAactcatgctgctgctggaggtcatCTCAG GCGAACGGTTAGCCAAGCCTGAGCGAGGCAAGATGAGGGTCCACAAGATCAACAACGTTAATAAAGCCCTGGACTTCATCGCCAGCAAGGGAGTCAAACTGGTGTCTATTGGAGCAGAAG AAATCGTGGACGGAAACGCCAAGATGACCCTGGGAATGATCTGGACCATCATCCTCCGCTTCGCCATCCAGGACATCTCTGTAGaag AGACCTCTGCGAAGGAGGGTCTCCTCCTGTGGTGCCAGAGGAAGACCGCTCCCTACAAGAATGTCAACGTGCAGAACTTCCACATTAG CTGGAAGGACGGCCTCGCCTTCAACGCTCTGATCCACAGACACAGACCCGATCTCATCGATTACGACAGCCTCCGAAAG GATGACCCCGTGACCAATCTGAACAACGCCTTTGAGGTGGCCGAGAAGCACCTGGACATCCCCAAGATGTTGGACGCAGAAG ACATTGTGAACACCGCTCGTCCAGATGAGAAAGCCATAATGACTTATGTGTCCAGTTTCTACCATGCCTTCTCTGGAGCACAGAAG GCCGAGACAGCCGCAAACCGTATCTGCAAAGTGCTGGCTGTCAACCAGGAGAACGAGCAAATGATGGAGGACTATGAGAAACTGGCCAGTGAG ctgcTGGAGTGGATCCGTCGCACCATCCCCTGGCTGGAGAACCGAACCCAAGAGAAGACCGTAACTGAAATGCAGGCGAAACAGGAGGACTTCAGAGACTACCGCTGTGTCCACAAACCACCCAAG GTCCAAGAGAAATGCCAGCTGGAGATCAGCTTCAACACACTGCAGACTAAACTGAGACTCAGCAACAGACCTGCCTTCATGCCATCAGAGGGACGCATGGTGTCT gATATCAACGGAGCGTGGCACACTCTGGAGGGAGCAGAAAAGGGCTACGAGGAGTGGATCCTCAGCGAGATCAGACGTCTGGAGAGACTGGAACATCTGGCCGAGAAGTTCCACCAGAAAGCTGCCATCCATGAATCCTGGACTGATG GGAAGGAGGCCATGCTGACCCAGAAAGACTACGAGACCTCCACCCTGTCGGAAGTCAAGGCGTTGCTACGGAAACACGAGGCCTTTGAGAGCGACCTGGCAGCCCATCAGGACCGAGTGGAGCAGATCGCTGCCATCGCACAGGAGCTCAA tGAGCTGGACTACTACGACTCCGCCAGCGTCAACGCTCGCTGTCAGAAGATCTGTGATCAGTGGGACGTCCTGGGAGCCCTCACCCAGAGCCGCAAGGAGTCTCTTGAG aggacagagaagcaGCTGGAGTCGATAGACGAGCTTTACCTGGAGTACGCCAAGAGAGCGGCGCCCTTCAACAACTGGATGGAGGGAGCGATGGAGGACCTGCAGGACATGTTCATCGTCCACAATATTGAGGAGATCCAG GGTCTGATCACAGCCCACGAGCAGTTCAAGTCCACCCTGGCGGAGGCCAACAAGGAGCGGGAGGCCATCCAGGCCATCCAGGCCGAGGTGCAGAAGATCGCCCAGAGCAACGGCATCAAGCTGAGCGGAGCAAACCCCTACACCACCATCACCCCTGAGAGCATCGACAGCAAGTGGGAGAAG gcgaTGGACATGGTGCCGCAGCGTGACAACGCCCTGCAGGATGAGCTGAACAAGCAGAACTCCAACGACAGTCTGAGAGCCAAGTTCGCCACTCAGGCCAACACGGTCGGCGCCTACATCCAGGCCAAGATGGAG gaaATTGGCAGGATATCCATCGAAATGAACGGCACTCTGGAGGATCAGCTGACCAACCTGAAGGAGTACCAGAAGACCATCATGTCTTACATGCCCGAGATCAACACGCTGGAGGGATACCACCAGCTCATCCAGGAGGCCCTCATCTTCGACAACCAGTACACCTCCTACACGAtggag CACCTCCGTGTGGGTTGGGAGCAGCTGCTGACCACCATCGCCAGAACCATCAACGAGGTTGAGAACCAGATCCTGACGCGTGACGCCAAAGGCATCAGCCAGGAGCAGCTCTACGAGTACCGCGCCTCCTTCAACCACTTTGACAAG GATCACAGCGGGGCCCTGATGGCCGAGGAGTTCAAGGCCTGTTTGATCAGTCTGGGCTACGATGTGGAGAACGACAAGCAG GGCGACAGTGAGTTTGCTCGCATCATGGGCATAGTGGACCCCAACGGCAGCGGCGCCGTCACCTTCCAGGCCTTCATTGACTTCATGTCCAGGGAAACGACCGACACAGACACCGCAGACCAGGTCATCGCCTCCTTCAAGATCCTGGCCGCTGAtaag AACTACATCACGGCCGACGAGCTGAGGAGGGAGCTCCCCCCCGACCAGGCGGAGTACTGCATCGCCCGCATGGCGCCCTACACGGGGCCGGACGCCGCCCCCGGAGCCCTCGACTACATGTCCTTCTCCACCGCCCTGTATGGAGAGAGCGACCTGTAG